DNA sequence from the Centroberyx gerrardi isolate f3 chromosome 2, fCenGer3.hap1.cur.20231027, whole genome shotgun sequence genome:
GTACTGACGGGATGCCTCGTGGGGACTTCAACATTTATTTTGCCAGCAGGCGTGGTGGATCCATCAGAGCTGAGGAGTACGTGgatttatttaatttcataaTACCTGAACTGAACTCAGGTTTCCCCACCTTTTCGGTTGCATAATAGAGTTTATCACTTTTTTAGCCTGATATAAATCGGATATGGTATTTTAAGAGAAAAAGCCATAAACTAATGCATTTCTGAAagtgtaattgttttttgtttcttttggtgGTTGTTTACCATACTATGGtgaccgactggaggtcatagtttacccatgtatttatttacaacTGCTCATAACACAACACTAAGTTCACATCAATTAAAATCCAGTCTCTTAAAATTATTCAGCTCAACGTGATTATATTTGCAGAGTTTCTGATTTCATTCCATCTGTTGATCAATACTTTGATCAATATGTTGATCAACTGTGTTGTGTACCACAGGGCAGTGGGCGTAACTCTGCTGGTGATCATCCTGGCAGCTCTCTTCATCCTGGGCTGCTGGTACTTCAGGAGGAGGAATGGATACAAAATAATCAGGGTAAGACCACCTTCTTTGCGTACATCCTGTAATCAAACTTTAACCAGGTCCCCAGAAGCCAGTTTTCAAAGTCAGGTTACAAGGACCAGGGGCAATCGCTGGGTTTCTCTCAAGCATCACAGCACAAAGATCATCTTTGGCTCTAGACTTACAGTGAAATAATCATACTATCATACCAATATACTTTTTGTGATAAAATGCTTTAGTGGCACCATGGTCCACCTTAAAAATAATCTTGCGTGGTATAAAGTGATTTCCACACTTCCACTGTAGGGACACATCAACCGATATGATGTTGCATATTTATAACAGAATGAGACAATACTTTATTCAGCTGATGGCAACCTACTTCAAAGATTTATGttcctttttgtatttttcttttcactctgcttctctctcgtctctcgtTTTCACACACTCTGTATTGTCACGCTTTTGCATCTGCATCTCTCTCGTTTTCACACCTCTTTCTCTGCAGAACCCCAGGCCGGGGTCACCAGGCTACACAGGAGGCCAGTACAGTGAGGCAGGACCCTCGGCAGATAACAAGATGGCTCTTACTGACTTCGGCAGCCTCCGACCTgcggtgagagacagacagacaccccATGACTGACTTAAGAGCCTTCCCCTTGCAtcccct
Encoded proteins:
- the mlana gene encoding melanoma antigen recognized by T-cells 1, giving the protein MPCNRTDGMPRGDFNIYFASRRGGSIRAEEAVGVTLLVIILAALFILGCWYFRRRNGYKIIRNPRPGSPGYTGGQYSEAGPSADNKMALTDFGSLRPAVPNAPPAYEKISSGPLPPPYSP